One genomic window of Candidatus Zymogenus saltonus includes the following:
- a CDS encoding ATP-grasp domain-containing protein, with amino-acid sequence YGFLAENADFAKRCEEAKIVFIGPPAGAIRDLGDKTVARRMMIEGGVPVIPGMTEPEADPKEIAKEAEKIGYPVIIKAAAGGGGKGMRIVNSKGEIEEAANQATSEAKTAFGNGAIYLEKYIERPRHIEFQVLADKEGNTVHIFERECSIQRRHQKIIEETPSTFLTPELRDEMGRAAVSAAKAAGYVNAGTVEFIVDANGNFYFLEVNTRLQVEHPVTEMVTGLDLVRKQVEIAAGLPLGMKQEEIRASGHAIEARIYAEDPENSFFPSVGNILFMKEPTGPGVRVDSGIYSGFTVPMEYDPILAKLVVFAGTRGDAIRRMVRALKNYPILGIKTPVPMIIDIISSKQFQDGETYTDFIEANFKDWRPLRSDADAAVAAYIIDEMLKPKRGAVRIGDASEASIPTPWETLGGWRMA; translated from the coding sequence TACGGCTTCCTGGCCGAGAACGCCGACTTCGCAAAGAGGTGCGAGGAGGCGAAGATTGTCTTCATCGGCCCGCCTGCAGGGGCGATAAGGGATTTGGGCGACAAGACGGTCGCCAGGAGGATGATGATCGAAGGTGGCGTTCCGGTAATCCCCGGGATGACCGAGCCCGAGGCCGATCCAAAGGAGATCGCAAAGGAGGCGGAAAAAATCGGCTATCCCGTCATCATCAAGGCGGCGGCCGGGGGCGGCGGCAAGGGGATGAGAATCGTTAACTCGAAAGGGGAGATCGAGGAGGCCGCAAACCAGGCGACGAGCGAAGCGAAGACCGCCTTCGGAAACGGCGCGATCTACCTCGAAAAATATATCGAGAGGCCGAGGCACATCGAGTTCCAGGTACTGGCGGACAAGGAGGGAAACACAGTCCACATCTTCGAGCGGGAGTGCTCCATCCAGAGGCGCCACCAGAAGATCATCGAGGAGACCCCCTCGACCTTCCTGACGCCGGAGCTGAGAGACGAGATGGGAAGGGCCGCGGTCTCCGCGGCAAAAGCCGCCGGCTACGTCAACGCGGGGACGGTGGAGTTCATCGTGGACGCAAACGGCAACTTCTACTTTCTCGAGGTGAACACGAGGCTTCAGGTGGAGCACCCGGTCACCGAGATGGTGACCGGTTTGGACCTCGTCAGAAAACAGGTGGAGATAGCCGCAGGCCTGCCACTCGGCATGAAGCAGGAGGAGATCAGGGCGTCCGGGCACGCCATCGAGGCGAGGATTTACGCCGAAGACCCGGAGAACAGCTTCTTCCCGTCGGTGGGGAATATCCTCTTCATGAAGGAGCCGACCGGCCCCGGCGTCAGGGTGGACTCCGGTATATACTCCGGCTTCACCGTCCCGATGGAGTACGACCCGATCCTCGCAAAGCTCGTCGTCTTCGCCGGGACGAGGGGGGACGCCATAAGGAGGATGGTAAGGGCGCTAAAAAATTACCCGATCCTCGGGATAAAGACCCCTGTACCGATGATAATAGACATCATCTCGTCGAAGCAGTTTCAAGACGGGGAGACATACACCGACTTCATCGAGGCCAATTTCAAGGACTGGAGGCCGTTAAGGAGCGACGCGGACGCTGCGGTTGCGGCCTATATTATCGATGAGATGTTAAAACCCAAGAGGGGTGCAGTTAGAATTGGCGACGCCTCCGAAGCCTCAATCCCAACGCCATGGGAGACGCTGGGGGGCTGGAGGATGGCGTAG
- a CDS encoding Gfo/Idh/MocA family oxidoreductase, with product MAPDKIKVGIIGCGQVSRVGHGLAVKADGRAVVAAAADPDDENRGSFRKKFKVPAVFSDHRNMFKEADLDAVVIASPPWFHRQHLKDSIDAGLHILCEKPLATTPGDVRAMVDMARGHDKIVQVGHSKRFEPGFGRIKEEVDSGTLGRIYQLSIYWHYYIPDFRKGWLKKAIDFLKKRGIDLEKKYGTWRYFDKRAGGGDFFDHAPHYIDLMRFIFGEIESVYCVTRRFIETRAHEDLACAVLTLKNDTVAVFEKSTLVMGRPSGFEIGYIYGEKAKIFFEAFQEYTHKKMKLKSYKPVNIIPNIYTPMRVPGGLKNTLYFRQMRHFIDRIVGQKTVIPKYDGEWSASIEDAALAVLWTLAGYRSAEEGREIRREELDTL from the coding sequence ATGGCCCCGGACAAAATCAAGGTCGGGATAATAGGGTGCGGTCAGGTCTCCCGCGTGGGGCACGGCCTGGCCGTCAAGGCGGACGGGAGAGCGGTGGTCGCCGCAGCGGCCGACCCGGACGACGAGAACCGCGGGAGCTTTAGAAAGAAGTTCAAAGTACCCGCTGTTTTCTCCGACCACAGGAATATGTTCAAGGAGGCGGACCTCGACGCCGTTGTTATCGCCTCGCCGCCCTGGTTTCATCGGCAGCACCTGAAGGACTCGATCGACGCCGGCCTCCATATCCTCTGCGAGAAGCCGTTGGCCACGACACCCGGGGACGTCAGGGCTATGGTCGATATGGCAAGGGGCCACGACAAGATTGTCCAGGTAGGCCACTCGAAGCGCTTCGAGCCGGGATTTGGGCGGATAAAGGAGGAAGTCGACTCGGGTACGCTGGGCAGGATCTATCAATTGAGCATATACTGGCACTATTACATCCCCGACTTCAGAAAGGGGTGGCTCAAGAAGGCGATCGATTTTCTCAAAAAGCGGGGTATCGATCTGGAGAAGAAGTACGGGACGTGGCGCTACTTCGACAAGCGGGCGGGAGGGGGCGACTTCTTCGATCACGCCCCCCACTACATCGACCTGATGAGGTTCATATTCGGGGAGATCGAGTCGGTATACTGCGTGACGAGGAGGTTCATAGAGACCCGAGCCCACGAGGATTTGGCCTGCGCCGTACTGACCCTTAAAAACGACACGGTCGCCGTCTTCGAGAAGAGCACCCTCGTCATGGGACGACCCAGCGGATTCGAGATCGGCTACATCTACGGCGAAAAGGCGAAGATCTTTTTTGAGGCCTTCCAGGAGTACACCCACAAGAAGATGAAGCTTAAAAGTTACAAGCCAGTAAATATAATCCCGAACATCTACACGCCGATGAGGGTCCCCGGAGGGCTGAAGAACACCCTCTACTTCCGCCAGATGAGGCACTTCATCGATCGGATCGTCGGCCAAAAAACCGTTATCCCTAAATACGACGGCGAGTGGTCGGCGAGTATCGAGGACGCGGCGCTGGCGGTCTTATGGACGCTGGCGGGCTACAGGTCCGCCGAGGAGGGGCGGGAGATCAGGCGCGAAGAGCTCGACACGTTGTGA
- a CDS encoding enoyl-CoA hydratase/isomerase family protein, whose product MSEADVVYVVEDGVARLTINREAKRNSLSVSAVELLHEYLDRVKDDADVRAVLITGVGEKAFCSGADLAGGAGDGKVDVFKRYADLLKKIVSFPKPTVARVNGYCLAGGMGLMLACDIVVAKKGSKFGTPEVNVGLWPMMIGALIFRNAVRKRAMEMILLGNRMSAEEALEMGLVTRVVEDEELDSEVNKVLKVLAGKSPIGMKIGKEAFYAMADMGFEDALDFLSGKIAEVAATEDAIEGITAFIEKRDPVFKGK is encoded by the coding sequence ATGTCGGAAGCTGATGTTGTGTATGTCGTTGAGGACGGCGTGGCGCGCCTCACTATAAACAGGGAGGCGAAGAGAAACTCGTTGAGCGTATCTGCCGTGGAGCTCCTACACGAGTATCTCGACAGGGTCAAAGACGACGCCGATGTCAGGGCCGTCCTGATTACCGGGGTGGGGGAAAAGGCCTTCTGCTCCGGCGCGGACCTCGCCGGCGGCGCAGGGGACGGCAAGGTGGACGTCTTCAAGAGATATGCCGATCTCTTGAAGAAGATCGTATCGTTTCCCAAGCCGACCGTTGCCAGGGTCAACGGCTACTGCCTGGCTGGGGGTATGGGGCTCATGCTTGCCTGCGACATCGTGGTCGCCAAGAAAGGCTCGAAGTTCGGGACGCCCGAGGTCAACGTGGGCCTCTGGCCTATGATGATCGGCGCCCTGATATTCAGAAATGCGGTCAGAAAGAGGGCGATGGAGATGATCCTCCTGGGGAACAGGATGTCGGCCGAAGAGGCGCTCGAGATGGGACTGGTAACCCGGGTCGTCGAGGACGAAGAGCTCGACAGCGAGGTGAATAAGGTCTTGAAGGTGCTGGCGGGAAAAAGCCCCATCGGGATGAAGATAGGAAAGGAAGCCTTCTACGCGATGGCGGACATGGGCTTCGAGGATGCCCTCGATTTTCTCTCCGGGAAGATAGCCGAGGTGGCCGCAACAGAGGACGCCATAGAGGGGATAACCGCGTTTATCGAGAAGAGGGACCCTGTCTTCAAGGGGAAATAG
- a CDS encoding biotin/lipoyl-binding protein, translating into MTIFVNEQEMEVSFTAVSENTIRLEIDGRGRTAYVVNSGGEKEIVIDGTPYVVQNADIMERRRGKSGGKAIPTEVTPPMPSVVIRVLVEVGDEVEEGYGVVVVSAMKMETTLFAPFAGKVTKINVSEGDKVEPGQILVDIEREDSGEEGAASGD; encoded by the coding sequence ATGACCATTTTTGTCAACGAGCAGGAGATGGAGGTCTCATTTACGGCCGTCTCCGAGAACACGATTCGTCTCGAGATCGACGGGAGGGGTCGTACTGCCTACGTCGTAAACAGCGGCGGCGAGAAGGAGATCGTGATCGACGGCACGCCGTACGTGGTGCAGAACGCCGATATCATGGAGAGGAGGAGAGGGAAAAGCGGCGGAAAGGCGATTCCCACCGAGGTTACCCCTCCCATGCCTTCTGTGGTGATAAGGGTGCTCGTTGAGGTGGGGGACGAGGTCGAGGAGGGGTACGGGGTCGTGGTGGTCTCTGCCATGAAGATGGAAACGACCCTCTTTGCACCTTTTGCCGGGAAGGTCACCAAGATAAACGTCTCCGAGGGGGACAAGGTGGAGCCGGGGCAGATCTTGGTGGATATCGAGAGGGAGGACTCCGGGGAGGAGGGCGCTGCAAGTGGGGATTAG